Proteins from a genomic interval of Trifolium pratense cultivar HEN17-A07 linkage group LG6, ARS_RC_1.1, whole genome shotgun sequence:
- the LOC123888451 gene encoding uncharacterized protein LOC123888451 isoform X2 yields MAENLADGEFWLPPQFLSDDDDITTVPFSPKHKPASFLDNDENTLPFPSEFPYGFSSSDLSSPIDSLGGSSETESDEDEQLAAELTRRMAHLILQPDSKETENDNMGRFKTGSPQSTLCAFGSGCNCRKGSSQGNSPNGICEDSSSKATWDLLHAAAGEVERMRLNQQSFNLPNTTTNEQLFAPQRKSSPVTVAATLPSKNNNTVSTYHEMGFFTQPSFSHQQLQIAQIQMLRQQQMAKNQNSIWGGMQKQCGGVFQQRQNNQMTQNRGKNGGADGRNNNNGALGLSSSAWPTLQHAKNQQFQNQQYGSGMRAVFLGNNSGRRESTGTGVFLPRPVDSRRKPACATALVPARVAQALNLQLEGQPQQQLHRFKITPNVENAAARLRGSYVISQQKRSSSNNISSSRPQPAVSNEIKLPQEWTY; encoded by the exons ATGGCTGAAAACTTAGCTGACGGAGAGTTCTGGTTACCACCACAGTTTCTCTCCGACGACGATGACATAACCACCGTACCCTTTTCACCAAAACACAAACCTGCTTCGTTTCTTGACAATGACGAAAATACCCTGCCTTTTCCTTCTGAGTTTCCTTATGGTTTCTCTTCCTCTGATCTCAGTTCCCCCATCGACTCTCTCGGTGGCTCAAGTGAAACTGAAAGCGATGAAGATGAACAACTAGCTGCTGAGTTGACTCGTCGCATGGCTCACCTCATTCTCCAACCTGATTCCAAAGAAACTGAAAATGATAACATG GGTCGTTTTAAGACAGGTTCACCACAGTCAACACTGTGTGCTTTTGGGAGTGGCTGTAACTGCCGCAAAGGTTCAAGCCAAGGGAATAGTCCTAATggtatctgtgaagattcttcttcaaagGCTACTTGGGATCTATTGCATGCTGCTGCTGGTGAAGTTGAAAGAATGAGATTGAATCAACAAAGTTTCAATCTTCCCAATACCACCACCAATGAACAACTCTTTGCTCCTCAAAGAAAATCTTCTCCTGTTACTGTTGCTGCTACTTTACCctccaaaaacaacaacactgTTTCAACTTATCATGAAATGGGTTTTTTCACTCAACCATCATTTTCTCACCAGCAATTGCAAATTGCTCAA ATTCAGATGCTGAGGCAGCAGCAGATGGCAAAAAATCAGAACTCAATTTGGGGAGGTATGCAGAAGCAATGTGGGGGTGTATTTCAGCAAAGACAAAACAATCAAATGACACAAAACAGAGGAAAAAATGGTGGTGCTGATGGAAGAAACAACAACAATGGTGCTTTAGGTTTATCTTCATCTGCATGGCCAACACTTCAACATGCTAAAaatcaacaatttcaaaatcaacAATATGGGTCTGGAATGAGAGCTGTTTTTCTTGGAAATAATTCTGGTAGAAGAGAAAGTACTGGTACTGGTGTATTCTTGCCTCGTCCTGTTGATTCAAGAAGAAAACCAG CTTGTGCAACTGCTTTGGTACCAGCTAGAGTGGCGCAGGCCCTAAATCTACAGCTTGAGGGCCAGCCGCAACAACAATTGCATCGTTTTAAAATCACCCCTAATGTTGAAAATG CTGCGGCTAGGTTAAGGGGCAGTTATGTCATTTCACAACAGAAGCGCAGCAGCAGTAACAACATCAGCAGCAGCAGGCCACAGCCAGCAGTGAGCAATGAAATTAAGCTGCCACAGGAGTGGACTTACTGA
- the LOC123888451 gene encoding uncharacterized protein LOC123888451 isoform X1, protein MAENLADGEFWLPPQFLSDDDDITTVPFSPKHKPASFLDNDENTLPFPSEFPYGFSSSDLSSPIDSLGGSSETESDEDEQLAAELTRRMAHLILQPDSKETENDNMGRFKTGSPQSTLCAFGSGCNCRKGSSQGNSPNGICEDSSSKATWDLLHAAAGEVERMRLNQQSFNLPNTTTNEQLFAPQRKSSPVTVAATLPSKNNNTVSTYHEMGFFTQPSFSHQQLQIAQIQMLRQQQMAKNQNSIWGGMQKQCGGVFQQRQNNQMTQNRGKNGGADGRNNNNGALGLSSSAWPTLQHAKNQQFQNQQYGSGMRAVFLGNNSGRRESTGTGVFLPRPVDSRRKPACATALVPARVAQALNLQLEGQPQQQLHRFKITPNVENAAAARLRGSYVISQQKRSSSNNISSSRPQPAVSNEIKLPQEWTY, encoded by the exons ATGGCTGAAAACTTAGCTGACGGAGAGTTCTGGTTACCACCACAGTTTCTCTCCGACGACGATGACATAACCACCGTACCCTTTTCACCAAAACACAAACCTGCTTCGTTTCTTGACAATGACGAAAATACCCTGCCTTTTCCTTCTGAGTTTCCTTATGGTTTCTCTTCCTCTGATCTCAGTTCCCCCATCGACTCTCTCGGTGGCTCAAGTGAAACTGAAAGCGATGAAGATGAACAACTAGCTGCTGAGTTGACTCGTCGCATGGCTCACCTCATTCTCCAACCTGATTCCAAAGAAACTGAAAATGATAACATG GGTCGTTTTAAGACAGGTTCACCACAGTCAACACTGTGTGCTTTTGGGAGTGGCTGTAACTGCCGCAAAGGTTCAAGCCAAGGGAATAGTCCTAATggtatctgtgaagattcttcttcaaagGCTACTTGGGATCTATTGCATGCTGCTGCTGGTGAAGTTGAAAGAATGAGATTGAATCAACAAAGTTTCAATCTTCCCAATACCACCACCAATGAACAACTCTTTGCTCCTCAAAGAAAATCTTCTCCTGTTACTGTTGCTGCTACTTTACCctccaaaaacaacaacactgTTTCAACTTATCATGAAATGGGTTTTTTCACTCAACCATCATTTTCTCACCAGCAATTGCAAATTGCTCAA ATTCAGATGCTGAGGCAGCAGCAGATGGCAAAAAATCAGAACTCAATTTGGGGAGGTATGCAGAAGCAATGTGGGGGTGTATTTCAGCAAAGACAAAACAATCAAATGACACAAAACAGAGGAAAAAATGGTGGTGCTGATGGAAGAAACAACAACAATGGTGCTTTAGGTTTATCTTCATCTGCATGGCCAACACTTCAACATGCTAAAaatcaacaatttcaaaatcaacAATATGGGTCTGGAATGAGAGCTGTTTTTCTTGGAAATAATTCTGGTAGAAGAGAAAGTACTGGTACTGGTGTATTCTTGCCTCGTCCTGTTGATTCAAGAAGAAAACCAG CTTGTGCAACTGCTTTGGTACCAGCTAGAGTGGCGCAGGCCCTAAATCTACAGCTTGAGGGCCAGCCGCAACAACAATTGCATCGTTTTAAAATCACCCCTAATGTTGAAAATG CAGCTGCGGCTAGGTTAAGGGGCAGTTATGTCATTTCACAACAGAAGCGCAGCAGCAGTAACAACATCAGCAGCAGCAGGCCACAGCCAGCAGTGAGCAATGAAATTAAGCTGCCACAGGAGTGGACTTACTGA